A stretch of Lysinibacillus agricola DNA encodes these proteins:
- a CDS encoding DUF485 domain-containing protein has protein sequence MANNQANKGVVIDYDAIANQESFKALVRKKNSFLWSMTAIFLAAYMLLPILTSYTTVLHQKAFGEITWVWVYSAGLFIMTWGLCHLYVAKANNFDKEAKAIIAEYENGGGRR, from the coding sequence ATGGCGAACAATCAAGCAAACAAGGGCGTCGTGATTGACTATGATGCAATTGCAAATCAAGAATCATTTAAAGCACTTGTACGAAAAAAGAATTCATTTCTTTGGTCAATGACTGCAATCTTTTTAGCAGCATATATGTTGCTACCAATTCTTACTTCGTACACGACAGTACTACACCAAAAGGCATTTGGGGAAATTACTTGGGTGTGGGTATATTCAGCAGGATTATTCATCATGACTTGGGGGTTATGTCACTTATATGTAGCAAAAGCGAACAACTTTGATAAAGAGGCAAAGGCGATTATCGCCGAATACGAGAACGGAGGTGGCCGCCGATGA
- a CDS encoding TatD family hydrolase, which produces MLIDAHIHLDQYKENDIPALLEEAEHVIAVSMNLQSCEKTLMLSKAYTKVKAAFGFHPEQALPSKVEEDALFDWIHQHAHEMVAIGEVGLPYYLRQEKAIDERPYEALLERFIVLAKELNKPIVLHAVYEDAAIACNLLEKHHVTKAHFHWFKGDEEVIERMIHNGYFISVTPDCTYEREIQQLIKKYPIELMMVETDGPWPFEGPFDNKRTSPWMMDHSIEVIASIKGLTTQEAAHILTRNTTTFYNL; this is translated from the coding sequence ATGTTGATTGATGCACATATTCATTTAGATCAGTATAAGGAAAACGATATACCAGCTTTGTTAGAGGAAGCTGAACATGTGATTGCCGTTAGCATGAACCTTCAATCGTGTGAGAAAACGTTGATGTTGTCGAAAGCCTATACAAAGGTAAAGGCAGCGTTTGGCTTTCATCCTGAACAAGCTTTACCTAGTAAAGTGGAGGAAGATGCTTTATTCGATTGGATACACCAACATGCTCATGAAATGGTGGCAATTGGCGAGGTAGGGTTACCTTATTATTTGAGGCAGGAGAAGGCGATTGATGAGCGTCCTTATGAAGCACTGTTAGAACGTTTTATTGTGTTGGCAAAGGAATTAAATAAACCAATTGTTTTACACGCAGTTTATGAGGATGCGGCTATTGCTTGTAATTTACTTGAAAAACATCATGTAACGAAAGCTCATTTTCATTGGTTTAAAGGCGATGAGGAAGTGATTGAACGGATGATTCATAATGGGTATTTTATTTCCGTTACGCCTGATTGTACGTATGAGCGGGAGATTCAACAGCTTATAAAAAAATATCCAATCGAGCTGATGATGGTAGAAACAGATGGACCATGGCCGTTCGAAGGTCCTTTTGATAATAAACGAACGTCTCCTTGGATGATGGATCATTCCATTGAGGTTATTGCTTCAATCAAGGGGCTTACAACACAGGAAGCGGCACACATCCTCACAAGAAATACGACAACATTTTATAATTTATAA
- a CDS encoding solute symporter family protein yields the protein MNLVSVGFFLAIVGLTLVVTYIAAKRTSSAADFYTAGGGLKGWQNGFAIAGDYLSAAAFLGVSGAIALTGFDGFFFSVGYVVANLVLLYIIAEPMRNLGRYTLADMLTTRFNEKRIRGVAASGTIIIVILYMIAQLVGAGALIKLLFGIEYWIAVLIVGVMMTTYVLFGGMTATSWVQIIKASLLLFGTGLLATLVLIKFDFSLMKMFDTIAVDHGEKFLVPGMKYTSSIDSVSMMMALVLGTSGLPHILMRFFTVKDAKTARSSISWTTWITAIFFSLTIFLGFGALNFVGIDQILAESKAGNTAAPLLANFLGGDVLMAFIGAVAFATILAVVSGLVLTGASAISHDIYGEIIKDGKLTEKQQVVAARTGSISIAIVSIILALFAQNLNVSFLVSFAFCIGASANLPVILYTIYWKKFNSTGAIAAMVTGLVSCLVLGAMGPNVWSPVEGAAIFVGNPIVPLAVPAVITIPLGFIAGYLGSVLSSSKVPQEEADRIYKEIRVKANTGVSVSDISH from the coding sequence ATGAACTTAGTATCCGTTGGTTTCTTTTTAGCAATCGTTGGTTTAACACTTGTTGTAACATATATCGCAGCGAAGCGTACGTCTTCTGCAGCTGATTTCTATACAGCTGGCGGCGGTCTTAAAGGTTGGCAAAACGGCTTTGCGATTGCTGGTGACTATTTATCTGCAGCCGCATTTCTTGGGGTGTCTGGTGCGATTGCTTTAACTGGTTTTGATGGCTTTTTCTTCTCTGTAGGCTATGTAGTAGCAAACTTAGTTCTTCTCTATATAATTGCAGAGCCTATGCGTAACTTAGGTCGTTATACGTTAGCAGATATGCTTACTACTCGTTTTAATGAAAAACGTATTCGTGGGGTTGCTGCGTCAGGCACAATTATCATCGTAATCCTTTATATGATCGCACAATTAGTAGGTGCTGGTGCCCTTATTAAACTATTATTTGGTATTGAGTACTGGATTGCGGTTTTAATCGTAGGTGTAATGATGACTACTTATGTATTATTCGGTGGAATGACAGCTACTTCTTGGGTGCAAATTATTAAAGCTAGCCTTCTATTATTCGGGACAGGCTTATTAGCTACATTAGTATTAATAAAATTCGATTTCTCTCTTATGAAAATGTTTGATACGATCGCTGTAGATCACGGTGAGAAATTCCTTGTGCCAGGGATGAAATATACAAGTTCAATTGATTCTGTTTCGATGATGATGGCACTCGTTTTAGGTACATCTGGATTACCACATATTTTAATGCGCTTCTTCACAGTTAAAGATGCCAAAACTGCTCGTTCTTCTATTTCATGGACAACTTGGATTACAGCTATTTTCTTCTCATTAACTATTTTCTTAGGTTTTGGGGCATTAAACTTTGTAGGTATCGATCAAATTCTTGCTGAAAGTAAAGCAGGTAACACTGCAGCCCCACTTCTTGCTAATTTCTTGGGCGGTGATGTGTTAATGGCATTTATCGGTGCAGTAGCATTCGCAACCATTTTAGCCGTTGTTTCGGGCTTAGTTTTAACAGGAGCTTCTGCCATTTCCCATGACATTTATGGTGAAATCATTAAAGACGGTAAATTAACAGAAAAGCAACAAGTTGTAGCAGCTCGGACTGGCTCTATTTCTATTGCCATTGTATCCATTATCCTTGCGTTATTTGCGCAAAACTTGAATGTATCATTCTTAGTATCCTTTGCATTTTGTATCGGAGCTTCAGCAAATTTACCAGTTATTCTTTACACAATATACTGGAAAAAATTCAATTCAACAGGTGCTATAGCAGCCATGGTGACTGGTTTAGTATCATGCTTAGTGTTAGGTGCAATGGGACCGAATGTATGGAGTCCTGTTGAAGGTGCAGCTATCTTCGTTGGCAATCCTATCGTACCTTTAGCAGTCCCAGCAGTCATTACGATTCCACTTGGCTTTATCGCAGGTTACTTAGGCTCTGTGCTATCTTCTAGCAAAGTACCACAGGAAGAAGCAGATCGTATTTATAAGGAAATTCGCGTTAAAGCAAATACAGGTGTGTCTGTTTCTGATATTTCTCATTGA
- a CDS encoding solute symporter family protein produces MSFTAIFFFVAIVGLTLVITWWASKRTSSASDFYTAGGGLTGWQNGLAIAGDYLSAASFLGIAGAVALFGFDGFFFSIGYLVAYLVVLYIVAEPLRNLGKFTLADMITARFNSSKVRGTAALSTITIVLFYMIAQLVGAGALIQLLLGIDYWIAVLIVGVMMTTYVLFGGMTATSWVQIIKACLLMLGTVIISFLVLKEFGFSITTMFKEMGTATDSGAAYLNPGLKYTNGIDTISMLIALVLGTAGLPHILMRFFTVKDAKTARSSVIWATWIVGIFYVLTIFLGFGAAKFVGKEEIISANAAGNMAAPLLAEALGGDILFSFVCAVAFATILAVVAGLVLSGASALSHDIYGQIIKKGKITEKEQVLAARIGSITIAIISILLALGAQTLNVAFLVSLAFCIAGSANLPVIIYTIYWKRFNTAGAVTAMLTGLISALVLVAVSPNLWNPVEGKAIFVGEPLIMLTNPALISVPLGFLGGFIGTLLSKETNDAKYREVDVKANTGISVQDVSH; encoded by the coding sequence ATGAGTTTTACAGCCATATTCTTCTTCGTAGCCATTGTTGGTTTAACATTAGTTATTACATGGTGGGCATCTAAACGAACTTCTTCTGCAAGTGATTTCTATACTGCAGGCGGTGGATTAACAGGCTGGCAAAATGGACTAGCCATCGCTGGTGACTACTTATCAGCAGCCTCTTTCTTAGGGATTGCCGGAGCAGTTGCATTATTTGGATTTGATGGGTTCTTCTTCTCTATTGGTTATTTAGTAGCTTACTTAGTGGTGTTATACATCGTTGCTGAGCCATTACGTAATCTTGGTAAATTTACATTAGCTGACATGATCACAGCGCGTTTCAATAGCTCTAAAGTTCGTGGTACAGCAGCTTTAAGCACTATTACAATTGTATTATTCTACATGATTGCACAACTAGTTGGTGCAGGAGCACTTATTCAATTACTTTTAGGAATCGATTATTGGATTGCGGTTTTAATCGTAGGCGTTATGATGACAACTTACGTACTATTCGGTGGTATGACTGCAACATCTTGGGTACAAATTATTAAAGCTTGTCTTTTAATGTTAGGTACTGTCATTATTTCATTCTTAGTATTAAAAGAGTTCGGCTTTAGCATTACAACGATGTTTAAAGAAATGGGAACTGCTACTGATAGCGGTGCAGCTTATCTGAATCCAGGTCTTAAATATACAAATGGTATTGATACTATTTCAATGTTAATCGCTTTAGTATTAGGTACAGCTGGTCTTCCGCATATCCTAATGCGCTTCTTTACAGTAAAAGATGCGAAAACTGCTCGTTCCTCAGTTATTTGGGCTACTTGGATCGTAGGTATCTTCTACGTACTTACTATCTTCTTGGGCTTCGGCGCAGCTAAATTCGTTGGTAAAGAAGAGATTATTTCTGCAAACGCTGCTGGTAACATGGCTGCTCCACTTCTTGCAGAAGCACTCGGTGGCGATATCCTATTCTCATTTGTGTGTGCAGTAGCTTTCGCAACAATCTTAGCGGTAGTAGCTGGTCTTGTACTTTCTGGCGCATCTGCCCTATCACATGATATTTACGGTCAAATCATTAAAAAAGGTAAAATTACAGAGAAAGAGCAAGTACTTGCAGCTCGTATCGGTTCAATCACAATCGCTATTATTTCAATTCTTTTAGCGCTTGGTGCACAAACATTAAACGTAGCGTTCTTAGTATCACTTGCATTCTGTATTGCAGGTTCAGCCAACCTACCTGTAATCATCTATACAATCTACTGGAAACGCTTTAATACAGCTGGTGCTGTAACGGCGATGTTAACAGGTTTAATCTCTGCTTTAGTACTCGTTGCAGTTTCACCAAACCTCTGGAATCCAGTTGAAGGAAAAGCAATTTTCGTTGGTGAGCCGTTAATTATGTTAACAAACCCAGCTTTAATCTCTGTGCCACTTGGCTTCCTTGGTGGTTTCATTGGAACATTACTTTCTAAAGAAACAAACGATGCGAAATATCGTGAAGTGGATGTTAAAGCAAACACAGGTATTTCTGTACAGGACGTATCTCACTAA